Proteins from one Malania oleifera isolate guangnan ecotype guangnan chromosome 4, ASM2987363v1, whole genome shotgun sequence genomic window:
- the LOC131153187 gene encoding zinc finger protein SHOOT GRAVITROPISM 5-like, giving the protein MLDNTGSAGPSSSSDAITSFEQGACNKRRRRPAGTPDPDAEVVSLSPKTLLESDRYVCEICNQGFQRDQNLQMHRRRHKVPWKLLKRESSEVKKRVFVCPEPTCLHHDPSHALGDLVGIKKHYRRKHSNHKQWVCEKCSKGYAVQSDYKAHLKTCGTRGHSCDCGRVFSRVESFIEHQDACTAQRGQAELLSLQPEAPENIFFRSQSTGDPINPVQHHNLELQLLPSSILMPQKLEENHLKLSIGSCSRGKISEVISPDERNGAEPTSEASRLRELASEQLRLAMAEKAFAEAARQEAKRHIEIAEQEFANAKRMRQQARSELENAQALKEQATRKINSTILEITCHSCKQQFQASVGVAPSDETSLANSYMSSATTEGDGEQ; this is encoded by the exons ATGTTAGACAACACTGGTTCTGCTGGTCCATCCTCTTCTTCTGATGCCATCACTTCATTCGAACAGGGCGCTTGTAATAAAAGGAGAAGGAGACCCGCAGGTACCCCAG ATCCGGACGCGGAGGTAGTTTCTCTCTCCCCCAAGACCTTGTTGGAATCAGACAGATATGTGTGCGAGATCTGCAACCAAGGGTTTCAGAGGGATCAGAACCTTCAGATGCACCGGCGACGGCACAAGGTGCCTTGGAAGCTGCTGAAGAGAGAAAGTTCGGAGGTTAAGAAGCGCGTGTTCGTGTGCCCGGAGCCCACGTGCTTGCACCACGACCCCTCCCACGCTCTCGGCGATCTCGTCGGCATAAAAAAACATTACAGAAGAAAGCACAGCAATCACAAACAATGGGTTTGCGAGAAGTGCTCTAAGGGATACGCCGTTCAGTCAGACTATAAAGCCCATCTCAAGACTTGCGGCACCAGAGGCCATTCCTGCGACTGTGGCCGTGTTTTTTCCAG AGTAGAGAGCTTCATCGAACACCAAGATGCTTGCACTGCCCAGCGCGGCCAGGCCGAATTACTGTCGCTGCAGCCGGAAGCACCAGAAAACATCTTCTTTCGGTCGCAGTCAACCGGTGATCCTATTAATCCCGTTCAACACCATAATCTTGAGCTTCAGCTCCTGCCATCTTCAATCCTCATGCCGCAAAAATTGGAAGAAAATCATCTGAAACTCTCGATCGGGTCTTGCAGCCGCGGCAAAATCAGCGAGGTGATATCTCCGGACGAAAGGAACGGCGCAGAACCCACATCGGAAGCATCGAGGTTGAGGGAACTTGCTAGTGAGCAGCTGAGGCTGGCCATGGCAGAGAAGGCCTTTGCCGAAGCGGCGCGGCAAGAAGCAAAGCGGCATATTGAAATAGCCGAGCAGGAATTCGCCAACGCCAAGAGGATGCGGCAGCAAGCGCGGAGCGAGCTGGAGAATGCTCAGGCTCTGAAAGAGCAAGCCACGAGGAAGATCAATTCCACTATTCTTGAGATCACTTGTCACTCTTGCAAGCAGCAGTTCCAAGCGTCGGTGGGAGTGGCGCCGTCCGATGAGACGTCTCTTGCGAACAGTTACATGTCATCCGCCACAACTGAAGGGGACGGAGAGCAATAG